The following nucleotide sequence is from Thermoanaerobaculum aquaticum.
TAAGGCATATACGCTACCCTGCACCGGGGGCCAGGACAACCCACCAGCCGGCGAAAACATCGTGGTTTTTAACGATCCGTGTTCGGATATCTCGTCCGCGCCTTGCAACGGCACTTTGGCGTTTGGGGGCCCGTGGTACTCCTACTCTACCCACACCTTTGACGGTGCCCCGTGGTACACCATTATCAGTTGGTTCGTGGTGGTAAACGACGGCATTGGCGGGTGCCTCTCCGCCACCAACTACCGCTTGATGTTGGCCCACGAGTTAGG
It contains:
- a CDS encoding matrixin family metalloprotease — translated: MWMGVPDTSYNLGYAGDKAYTLPCTGGQDNPPAGENIVVFNDPCSDISSAPCNGTLAFGGPWYSYSTHTFDGAPWYTIISWFVVVNDGIGGCLSATNYRLMLAHELGHGLGFGHYSDSQALMYFACCRTINSTDTLCAQYTYPASTPSPTPTPTPTPT